The Pseudomonas putida nucleotide sequence CTTCATCACCTTGACGTTATTGGGCTTGATCGGGGTCTGGTCCGAGTCGATGACCACCCTGGCGCTGGTGCTGACCTCGGTGTTCTTCTGCGCGGTGATCGGCATTCCGCTGGGCATCCTGTGTGCCCGCAGCAACCGCCTGGAAAGCATCATCCGGCCCTTGCTCGATGCCATGCAGACCTTGCCGGCGTTCGTCTACCTGGTGCCGGTGGTGATGCTGTTCGGTATCGGTAACGTACCAGGTGTACTGGTGACCATCGTCTTCGCGCTGCCACCGCTGGTGCGCCTGACCAACCTCGGTATCCGCCAAGTCCCTGAAGACAAGATCGAAGCCGCCCGCGCCTTCGGCTGCACCCCGCGGCAGATGCTGACCCGCGTGCAACTGCCGCTGGCCACCTCGACCATCATGGCCGGCCTCAACCAGACCCTGATGCTGTCGCTGTCGATGGTGGTGATCGCCTCGATGATCTCGGTGGGTGGCCTGGGCCAGATGGTACTGCGCGGCATCGGCCGCCTGGACATGGGCCTGGCCACCGTCGGCGGTGTCGGCCTGGTGCTGCTGGCGATCTTCCTCGACCGCCTGACCCAGGCCATGGGCGCTCGCACCAGCGCCGACCCGAGCCTGCGCTGGTACCACACCGGCCCCGTGGGCGTGGTAATGCGCCTGTGCGGCGCGGCGCAACCCCAAGGGCGGCGCAAGACTGCCTGAGCAATCCCCTGGATACATTCGATCTGCCGCACTTGAAGATAAAAATCAGAAGAAGGTAAGCGACGATGCACGAATCCAAGTTCTCCCGCAGCATTCTCAAATGCGCCACCGCACTCACGCTGATAGCCGCCGCGCTGTGTGCCCATGCCTCGGCCGACAAACCGGGAGAAGGGGTCAAGGTCACCCCGATCTTCCCCTCCATCGCTGAAGAGCGCTTTCGTGG carries:
- the proW gene encoding glycine betaine/L-proline ABC transporter permease ProW, translated to MSEFSLLDPFQAATIPLGDWVTATLNFLVHNFREVFRAIRWPIDQVLNGIEFTLQSIPPTIGILLSSLLGWQLAGKRMALLCFITLTLLGLIGVWSESMTTLALVLTSVFFCAVIGIPLGILCARSNRLESIIRPLLDAMQTLPAFVYLVPVVMLFGIGNVPGVLVTIVFALPPLVRLTNLGIRQVPEDKIEAARAFGCTPRQMLTRVQLPLATSTIMAGLNQTLMLSLSMVVIASMISVGGLGQMVLRGIGRLDMGLATVGGVGLVLLAIFLDRLTQAMGARTSADPSLRWYHTGPVGVVMRLCGAAQPQGRRKTA